In Candidatus Neomarinimicrobiota bacterium, one genomic interval encodes:
- a CDS encoding M48 family metallopeptidase yields the protein MNIFSRTKLQHSNTSISTDPEFGDIQFTSVRDIRSIRIFVQPFQGVVVKFPTGVSLRRARTFVDSKRLWIRQALQRARITEQKSRDHFESCGSTSKSEIRRSLTSRLNELAREHDFHFNKVSLRDQKSRWGSCSAQNNISLNQKLYFLPDHLRDYVLIHELAHTREKNHSTAFWNILFHICGELETRRMRRDIKAFDFLFYPPPI from the coding sequence ATGAATATCTTCTCCCGAACTAAGCTCCAACATTCCAACACTTCCATAAGTACTGACCCAGAATTTGGTGATATCCAATTCACCTCTGTCAGGGATATCAGATCAATTCGGATATTTGTTCAACCGTTTCAAGGTGTTGTTGTAAAATTCCCAACGGGAGTCTCCTTGCGTAGGGCCAGGACCTTTGTGGATAGCAAACGCCTGTGGATCCGTCAAGCTCTGCAGCGAGCCCGGATCACCGAACAAAAATCCAGGGATCATTTTGAATCATGCGGATCAACCAGCAAATCTGAGATCAGACGCTCTCTGACTTCAAGACTCAATGAGCTGGCTCGGGAACATGATTTCCACTTCAACAAGGTCTCCCTGAGAGACCAAAAAAGCCGCTGGGGCTCATGTTCAGCTCAAAACAATATCAGTCTAAACCAAAAACTGTATTTTTTGCCTGATCACCTACGAGATTATGTCTTGATTCACGAATTGGCACATACCAGGGAAAAAAATCATAGCACTGCATTCTGGAATATTTTGTTCCATATCTGTGGAGAGTTGGAGACCAGGAGAATGCGTCGGGATATTAAGGCCTTTGATTTTCTTTTCTATCCCCCACCCATTTGA